The Pyrus communis chromosome 2, drPyrComm1.1, whole genome shotgun sequence genome includes a window with the following:
- the LOC137725378 gene encoding probable polyol transporter 4 — protein sequence MMGLLGGQQNGNAAENGIAGSEFQLGGSKTKYQRMESEVGETAEDAPLTDKNTRRYVLACAIFASLNSVLLGYDVGVMSGAIIFIQEDLKLTNVQLELLVGILSIVSLLGSLAGGKTSDVIGRKWTIALASIVFQTGALIMALAPNFTVLMIGRLFAGVGIGFGVMIAPVYIAEISSATARGSLTSLPEIFVNFGILLGYISNYVFSGLPAHISWRVMLGVGLIPSIFLGFSLFVIPESPRWLVMQNRMEDARMVLMKTNESEKDVADRLAEIQQAAGMANAENYEAKAIWREIVSPNPAVRRMLITGCGIQCFQQITGIDALVYYSPTIFKDAGIKGNTEVLAATVVVGFTKTVFILVAIFLIDRVGRKPLLYVGTIGMTACLFVLSVALALPGQGEVGIGVAILAVCGNVAFFSVGIGPICWVLSSEVFPLKLRAQASALGAVGSRVSSGVITMSFLSVSGAITVAGTFFIFSLISALSVAFVHTCVPETKGKTLEEIEMLFQDKGEWQGGGEVEMGDAERLVENKLPTIEPVTSLEPYRQVARYIN from the exons aTGATGGGGTTGCTGGGTGGGCAGCAAAACGGAAATGCAGCTGAGAATGGGATTGCTGGGTCCGAATTTCAACTCGGGGGGAGCAAGACCAAGTACCAGAGAATGGAGTCCGAGGTCGGAGAGACAGCGGAAGATGCTCCATTGACCGACAAAAATACCAGGAGATATGTCTTGGCCTGCGCAATCTTTGCCTCCCTCAATTCCGTGCTTCTTGGATACG ATGTGGGTGTTATGAGTGGAGCAATTATATTCATCCAAGAGGATCTGAAACTCACCAACGTACAACTAGAACTTCTTGTTGGAATTTTGAGTATAGTCTCGCTATTGGGAAGCTTAGCCGGCGGAAAAACTTCTGATGTCATTGGTAGAAAGTGGACAATTGCATTGGCATCAATTGTCTTTCAGACTGGTGCTCTTATAATGGCCCTTGCTCCTAATTTCACAGTACTGATGATTGGTAGACTCTTTGCAGGGGTGGGGATAGGATTCGGGGTCATGATTGCACCTGTTTACATTGCTGAGATTTCTTCTGCAACAGCACGAGGATCTCTTACATCTCTTCCTgagatttttgtaaattttgggaTCCTGCTTGGATATatatcaaattatgttttttcaGGACTTCCTGCACATATAAGCTGGAGGGTCATGCTTGGTGTGGGGCTCATACCTTCCATCTTTCTtggattttctctttttgtgatcCCGGAGTCCCCTAGGTGGTTGGTGATGCAGAATAGGATGGAAGATGCAAGGATGGTATTGATGAAGACTAATGAGAGTGAAAAAGATGTTGCGGACAGATTGGCAGAAATACAGCAAGCCGCAGGGATGGCCAATGCTGAAAACTATGAAGCAAAAGCTATATGGCGCGAAATTGTTAGTCCTAATCCCGCAGTTCGACGAATGCTGATTACTGGTTGTGGAATCCAATGTTTCCAACAGATTACTGGTATTGATGCACTTGTGTATTATAGTCCTACAATTTTCAAAGATGCTGGGATTAAGGGCAACACTGAAGTTCTTGCTGCAACTGTTGTTGTCGGGTTTACCAAAACTGTGTTCATCTTGGTAGCTATCTTTCTGATTGACCGAGTGGGGAGAAAGCCTTTGCTTTACGTGGGCACTATAGGAATGACCGCTTGTTTATTTGTTCTGAGCGTCGCTCTAGCATTGCCAGGACAGGGGGAAGTGGGGATTGGAGTGGCAATATTAGCTGTTTGTGGGAATGTAGCTTTCTTCTCAGTAGGCATTGGCCCAATTTGTTGGGTATTGTCATCGGAAGTCTTCCCTCTAAAGCTTCGAGCTCAAGCATCTGCCCTTGGGGCCGTTGGTAGTAGGGTTAGTAGTGGTGTCATTACCATGTCATTCCTCTCCGTGTCTGGGGCAATAACAGTGGCAGGAaccttctttattttttcattgatttCAGCTCTCTCTGTTGCTTTTGTCCACACATGTGTTCCAGAAACAAAAGGAAAGACTTTGGAAGAAATTGAAATGCTTTTCCAAGACAAAGGAGAATGGCAAGGCGGTGGTGAGGTTGAAATGGGAGATGCAGAACGTCTGGTGGAGAACAAACTTCCAACAATAGAGCCTGTAACAAGTCTGGAGCCATATAGGCAGGTTGCACGCTACATAAATTAG
- the LOC137725140 gene encoding uncharacterized protein, translating to MTAEVLSQPNGVVANGDLNAIPTNNATAAKKSRESERRRRRRKQKKNNKASQALESSAGETDDDVKENNDPQQIIEQVQIEYVPEKPELSDGMDEEFRKIFEKFCFQDSVGVEEDKKDESEGAPKKKADSDSEEEEQDNEQKEKGISNKKKKLQRRMKIAELKQICQRPDVVEVWDATAADPKLLVFLKSYRNTVPVPRHWCQKRKFLQGKRGIEKQPFQLPDFIAATGIEKIRQAYIEKEDSKKLKQKQRERMQPKMGKMDIDYQVLHDAFFKYQTKPKLTTLGDLYHEGKEFEVKLREMKPGMLSHELKEALGMPDGAPPPWLINMQRYGPPPSYPHLKIPGLNAPIPPGASFGYHPGGWGKPPVDEYGQPLYGDVFGVQQQDQPNYEEEPVDKTKHWGDLEEEEEEEEEEEEEEEEQPEEEDLEDGIQSVDSLSSTPTGVETPAQIELRKDQKKESEKPLYQVLEQKEERIAPGTLLATGHTYNLSGTQDKAGPKKVELLRGQKADKVEVTIQPEELDDMETVLPAKYEEAREEEKLRSQKEDFSDMVAENEKKRKRKQDKEGKNKKRDFKF from the exons ATGACTGCGGAGGTTCTCTCGCAGCCAAACGGCGTCGTTGCGAACGGCGACTTGAACGCAATCCCTACCAACAACGCCACCGCCGCCAAGAAGTCGAGGGAGAGCGAGCGACGCCGTCGCAGGAGAAAGCAAAAGAAGAACAACAAGGCCTCTCAGGCGCTGGAGTCCAGCGCCGGCGAGACCGACGATGACGTCAAGGAGAACAACGATCCTCAACAG ATTATTGAGCAAGTTCAAATTGAATATGTTCCAGAGAAACCTGAGCTAAGTGATGGCATGGATGAGGAATTCAGAAAAATTTTCGAGAAATTCTGCTTCCAGGACTCCGTGGGTGTTGAG GAGGATAAGAAGGATGAGTCTGAAGGAGCCCCAAAAAAGAAGGCTGACTCAGATTCTGAAGAGGAAGAGCAGGATaatgaacaaaaagagaaaggcatatcaaacaagaagaaaaag CTTCAACGGAGAATGAAGATTGCCGAATTGAAACAGATCTGCCAAAGGCCTGATGTTGTTGAG GTGTGGGATGCAACTGCAGCTGATCCTAAGCTGCTGGTGTTTCTAAAATCATATCGCAATACTGTACCCGTGCCAAGACATTGGTGTCAGAAAAGGAAATTTCTACAG GGTAAACGTGGTATTGAGAAACAACCGTTTCAGCTTCCCGACTTCATTGCTGCTACGGGAATTGAGAAAATTAGACAG GCGTACATTGAAAAAGAAGATAGTAAGAAGTTGAAGCAAAAACAACGAGAGCGTATGCAACCAAAGATGGGGAAAATGGATATCGATTATCAG GTTCTCCATGATGCATTTTTCAAGTACCAGACTAAGCCAAAGTTGACGACTCTTGGTGATCTGTACCATGAAGGGAAGGAGTTTGAG GTGAAATTGAGGGAGATGAAACCAGGCATGCTTTCGCATGAACTAAAAGAAGCTCTGGGTATGCCAGATGGTGCTCCTCCCCCATGGCTCATCAATATGCAG agATATGGTCCTCCACCATCATATCCACATCTGAAAATTCCCGGGCTGAATGCTCCAATCCCTCCTGGTGCTAGCTTTGGTTACCATCCTGGTGGCTGGGGAAAGCCTCCCGTTGATGAA TATGGCCAACCGTTGTATGGGGATGTATTTGGCGTTCAGCAACAAGATCAGCCCAATTATGAG GAGGAGCCTGTTGACAAGACAAAGCATTGGggtgatttggaggaagaggaggaggaggaagaagaagaagaggaggaagaggaagaacagCCTGAGGAAGAAGATTTAGAGGATGGCATTCAATCTGTAGACAGCCTCTCAAG TACTCCCACTGGCGTTGAGACACCTGCTCAAATTGAACTGCGCAAGGATCAGAAAAAAGAATCTGAAAAGCCTCTATACCAA GTACttgaacaaaaagaagaaagaattgctCCGGGGACACTTCTTGCAACGGGTCACAC GTATAATTTGAGCGGCACCCAAGACAAAGCAGGGCCCAAAAAG GTTGAGCTACTTAGAGGTCAGAAAGCAGACAAAGTGGAGGTCACTATACAACCCGAAGAATTGGATGATATGGAGACCGTTTTGCCTGCAAA GTACGAAGAAGCaagggaggaggagaagctgCGAAGTCAGAAGGAAGATTTCAGTGACATGGTCGCAGAG AAcgagaagaagaggaaacgTAAGCAAGACAAGGAAGGGAAAAACAAGAAGAGGGACTTCAAGTTTTAG